A stretch of Henckelia pumila isolate YLH828 chromosome 4, ASM3356847v2, whole genome shotgun sequence DNA encodes these proteins:
- the LOC140894722 gene encoding phosphoglycerate mutase-like protein 1 isoform X1, with amino-acid sequence MDSSCCPSLFPLHRCKTIHLVRHAQGIHNVEGDKNYKAYMSSEYFDAHLTQLGWRQVDNLRKHVHASGLIKKIDLVVTSPLLRTIQTAVGVFGGDGYTDRMDIVPLMVANAGNSDRDAISSLDCPPIVAFELCREHLGVHPCDKRRSVGEYEYLFPAVDFSLVESDEDILWKADVRETKEEVAARGMTFMKWLSTRKEKEIAVVTHSGFLYHTLTAFGDECHPLVKKEISSHFANCELRSMTIVDKGMTGSNTSTTNYPGKIPSGPDLPSEAADEKDAKNDTPNSLHQ; translated from the exons ATGGATAGTAGTTGCTGTCCAAGCTTGTTTCCACTGCACCGCTGCAAAACTATCCATCTG GTGAGGCATGCTCAAGGAATCCACAATGTTGAAGGCGATAAGAACTATAAAGCATACATGTCATCTGAATATTTTGACGCACATCTTACTCAGCTGGGCTGGCGACAG GTTGACAATCTGCGTAAACATGTTCATGCGAGTGGGCTTATCAAGAAAATTGATTTGGTTGTTACTTCTCCTTTGCTAAG GACCATTCAAACGGCTGTTGGTGTGTTTGGTGGTGATGGTTACACTGATAGGATGGATATAGTACCACTGATGGTGGCAAATGCAGGAAATAGTGACCGCGATGCAATTTCAAGCCTTGATTGCCCACCTATCGTTGCTTTCGAACTCTGTCGAGAGCATCTG GGTGTTCATCCTTGTGACAAGAGGAGAAGTGTTGGTGAATACGAATATCTTTTTCCGGCAGTTGATTTCTCACTG GTGGAGAGTGACGAAGATATTTTATGGAAAGCTGATGTCAGAGAGACAAAGGAAGAAGTTGCAGCCAGAGGAATGACCTTCATGAAATG GTTATCCACTAGGAAAGAAAAGGAAATAGCCGTGGTTACCCACAGTGGATTTTTGTATCATACACTGACTGCCTTTGGTGACGAATGCCACCCTCTGGTGAAGAAAGAAATTTCATCGCA TTTTGCGAACTGCGAGCTTCGTTCAATGACCATTGTGGACAAAGG AATGACAGGATCAAATACCTCTACAACTAATTACCCAGGGAAGATCCCTTCAGGGCCCGATCTGCCGAGCGAGGCTGCTGATGAGAAGGATGCAAAGAACGACACACCAAACTCTTTGCACCAATGA
- the LOC140894722 gene encoding phosphoglycerate mutase-like protein 1 isoform X2 gives MSSEYFDAHLTQLGWRQVDNLRKHVHASGLIKKIDLVVTSPLLRTIQTAVGVFGGDGYTDRMDIVPLMVANAGNSDRDAISSLDCPPIVAFELCREHLGVHPCDKRRSVGEYEYLFPAVDFSLVESDEDILWKADVRETKEEVAARGMTFMKWLSTRKEKEIAVVTHSGFLYHTLTAFGDECHPLVKKEISSHFANCELRSMTIVDKGMTGSNTSTTNYPGKIPSGPDLPSEAADEKDAKNDTPNSLHQ, from the exons ATGTCATCTGAATATTTTGACGCACATCTTACTCAGCTGGGCTGGCGACAG GTTGACAATCTGCGTAAACATGTTCATGCGAGTGGGCTTATCAAGAAAATTGATTTGGTTGTTACTTCTCCTTTGCTAAG GACCATTCAAACGGCTGTTGGTGTGTTTGGTGGTGATGGTTACACTGATAGGATGGATATAGTACCACTGATGGTGGCAAATGCAGGAAATAGTGACCGCGATGCAATTTCAAGCCTTGATTGCCCACCTATCGTTGCTTTCGAACTCTGTCGAGAGCATCTG GGTGTTCATCCTTGTGACAAGAGGAGAAGTGTTGGTGAATACGAATATCTTTTTCCGGCAGTTGATTTCTCACTG GTGGAGAGTGACGAAGATATTTTATGGAAAGCTGATGTCAGAGAGACAAAGGAAGAAGTTGCAGCCAGAGGAATGACCTTCATGAAATG GTTATCCACTAGGAAAGAAAAGGAAATAGCCGTGGTTACCCACAGTGGATTTTTGTATCATACACTGACTGCCTTTGGTGACGAATGCCACCCTCTGGTGAAGAAAGAAATTTCATCGCA TTTTGCGAACTGCGAGCTTCGTTCAATGACCATTGTGGACAAAGG AATGACAGGATCAAATACCTCTACAACTAATTACCCAGGGAAGATCCCTTCAGGGCCCGATCTGCCGAGCGAGGCTGCTGATGAGAAGGATGCAAAGAACGACACACCAAACTCTTTGCACCAATGA